One Zootoca vivipara chromosome 9, rZooViv1.1, whole genome shotgun sequence DNA window includes the following coding sequences:
- the AP5S1 gene encoding AP-5 complex subunit sigma-1, with amino-acid sequence MVHAFVIQTLRCRPGEETGCCRVLYSRVFGPEGLENAGPQDREKERLRKKEQILAVARQVESACKLHLRASGKPHSEHLAQLPDEPVSLQDVPLGVFRLPLGDPFSEDKTVLWVGIQCLGFALVCDPQENLLLAESTLKHLAKTLIDHLKLLSSGSDVILKADRTEVILHKFLPHGQLLFLNDQFALGLEREASVALSK; translated from the exons ATGGTCCACGCCTTCGTCATCCAGACATTACGCTGCCGACCCGGGGAAGAGACAGGCTGCTGCCGAGTGCTCTATTCCAGGGTCTTCGGCCCTGAAGGGTTGGAAAATGCTGGGCCCCAGGATCGCGAGAAGGAGCGGCTGCGCAAGAAGGAGCAGATTCTGGCCGTTGCCAG GCAAGTGGAGTCAGCCTGCAAACTCCACCTGCGGGCCTCCGGGAAGCCTCACTCCGAGCACCTAGCCCAACTCCCTGACGAACCCGTTTCTCTCCAGGATGTCCCATTGGGGGTCTTCCGCCTCCCCTTGGGGGACCCCTTCTCTGAGGACAAGACCGTTCTGTGGGTGGGCATCCAGTGCCTGGGCTTTGCTCTGGTCTGTGACCCCCAGGAGAACCTGCTGCTGGCCGAGAGCACCTTGAAGCACCTTGCCAAGACCCTCATCGACCACCTCAAGCTGCTGAGCTCAGGGAGCGACGTCATCCTCAAGGCCGACAGGACAGAGGTCATCCTCCACAAGTTCCTGCCGCACGGGCAGCTGCTCTTCCTGAACGACCAGTTTGCGCTGGGCCTGGAGAGAGAGGCGAGCGTGGCGCTTTCCAAATGA